The genomic interval CATTGGTGTTTGAGACCAACGCGTCTACCAATTCCGCCACCTGGGCATTGTTTTGTGTGGGGATGCAAATGTATTTATTTATCCTCCAAACACAAAATTTTATTTCAACTATTTTTGAACCAATTTCAAGATATCATTGCCCATAACAAAGATCATGAGGGCGACAATAATAACAAAACCCACCAGTTGCGCTCTTTCCATAAACTTATCACTCATCGGTTTTCCTTGCACCATTTCAATCAATAAAAAGAGGGTGTGACCGCCGTCAAGCCCCGGTATGGGCAACAAGTTCATCAATGCCAATGCCATGGACAGTAAACCTACCAGCGTCCAAAAACGAATCCAATTTACTTCAGCTCCAAACATCTCTGCAATACCGACAGGTCCGGATAAGGCTTTCGATGCTTTTACTTCTCCAGCTGCTATTTTACCCAACCCTTTGGCATTGTCGATCAATGAGCCCCAGGCAACCGAAGCGCCAACCGGCAAAGCTTCAAAGAAGCCATATTTTACTTGATCTATCGGGAAATATCGTGGAAAAACCACACCAAGAATACCGTCATCAGAGATGTTGGCTGTCAATTCAACCTCTTTACCATCACGGTAGACCAGGAAATCGACCGCCTGCCCTTTTTTATCGGCCATAACATCGGTAAACTCATCAGCGTAAGTAACGGGCTGCCCTTCTACCCGTAGAATACTATCACCTTCCATAAATCCGGCTTTTTCAGCTGCGCCCCCTTCCTGAAGGGATTGAATGGCATTCAAATAAGCTCTGGGTGCCACAAATTCATCTACACCGTGATCAGAAATATCATTTAGAATATCGAGAGGAACCGAGATATGTTGTGTCTGCCCTCCTCTTTCCACGGTTAGATCTACACCACCCATCAGTACATCCGAGCTTCGGATATCTTCAAAGTGGACAACCTTCTCGCCGTCTATTTCTAAAATACGGTCACCTGTCTGCAATCCGATCTCTTTACCAACTATACCTGGAACAATCCCCTGTGTTAGCTTCTCATTGCTGATGAAGGTATCACCGTATTTGAAGGTCAGCATCCAGAAAATAAAGATACCCAGAACGATATTAACGAAGATACCCCCTAACATAACGATCAGGCGTTGCCATGCTGGTTTAGATCGAAACTCCCACGGTTGCGGCGGCCCCGCCATTTGCTCTGTATCCATTGATTCATCAATCATCCCCGCAATCTTTACATAACCTCCTAAAGGCAACCAGCCGATTCCATATTCACAACCTTTATAATTAAATTTAAACAACTTTACACCCCAAGCATCAAAGAACAAGTAGAACTTCTCTACCTTGATACCGAAAGCCCGAGCAGCTAAAAAGTGCCCCAATTCATGTAAAACTATTAGTATTGAAAGGCCCAGAATCAACTGCCCCGTCATAATCAAACCATCCATATGCTATTTTTATTCTTTTTCTATTAATGTCTTTGTTTTTTGATTGCTTCCCTTGTGTAAGCTCTACTTTGATGATCAATTTTCGAAAATGTTTCTAGATCTGGATTTTTCTCATGATCAATTTTCACCATCGTTTCTTCAATCAATTCACTCATTTGTAAAAAGCCAATCTCTTGGTTCAAAAACGCTGCCACAACAATTTCGTTGGCAGCATTTAATACACAAGGCATAGATCCACCTTTCTCTAACGCTTGGTAAGCTAACCGAAGATTAGAAAATGTATCCATGTCTGGCTTTTCAAATGTCAGCTGTGATAATGTATTAAAATCTAATCGCGGAAGCTTATTCTCTACTCTTTCGGGATAAGCAAGCGCATATTGAATAGGAAGTTTCATATCTGGCAAACCCAACTGAGCCTTGATAGAACCATCTGAAAATTGAACCATAGAATGAATAATGGACTGAGGGTGGACCACCACGTCAATTTGACATGCTTCTACCCCAAAAAGCCAATGAGCTTCGATTACCTCTAACCCCTTATTCATTAAGGAAGCAGAGTCTATTGTAATCTTTTGCCCCATAGTCCAGTTAGGGTGTTTCAACGCATCCCTGAAAGAAACGTTACGTAGGTAATCACGGTTTTTCCCACGAAACGGACCACCAGAAGCCGTCAGGATGAGCTTCTCTACAGACTCAGACCTTTCTCCCATTAAGCATTGGAAAATTGCCGAATGCTCAGAATCGACCGGCAAAATGTCAACATCATTCTGTTTCGCGAGTTTGGTAATCAGTTCGCCAGCTACGACCAGTGTTTCTTTATTGGCCAGTGCAATTGCTTTTTTTGCTTTTATCGCATTGAATGTAGGCACTAAACCAGAAAACCCAACCAAAGCGGTCAGTACAACATCGATCGAAGGAATTTGTACTACTTCCGAAAGTGCATCAGTACCAGCGTAAACTTGGACATTTTCGTTAGCTAAAGCCTCCTTTACCGTGCTATAGTGCTCCGGATTGCTAATTACAACAGCTTGAGGTTTAAATTCCAATGCCTGATCAATTAGCAATCTGTAATTATTAGCCGCCGTCAGCACATCAGCTTTAAAGAGATCGGGATGACTCTTAACAACCTCCAAAGTTTGTGTCCCGATACTTCCTGTAGACCCGAGTATGGCGATATTTCTTTTGTTCACAGGATATATTTTTCTAATTCTTCTGCCATTGATCGATCATTGGATAAACGGGGTAATTTATTCTGACCACCCAGTTTCCCTTTCGATTTCATGTAATTTATAAATGCTCCTTTCTGCACAGGGCTAATTTTTAAGGGTTGCAAAACTTTACCTTCGATCAAATCAAAATAATACGAATTCTTCTTCTGCAAGGCTTCGTCTACTCTAATCCGAAATGATTCCAGATCTTCCGGAAGTTTATTAAACTCAATAAACCATTCATGATAAGGCAGTTCATCACCACCTGGTGTTACCTGCGGTGCTACTGTAAACTCAACAATCTCAACTTTTTCGTCTTTAGCCACCGACAGTAGGGCATGCTCGACCTCTTCTCCTATCACATGTTCACCAAATGCAGAAATGAAGTGTTTAATTCTCCCGCTTACAATAATACGATAAGGATTTAAAGAAACAAATTTTACGGTGTCACCAATACTGTACCCCCAGAGTCCCGCGTTGGTATTTAAAACCAGGGCATAGTTAACCCCCACTTGCACGTCTGCCAGCGATAAGCGGGTTGGTTTTTCATTAAAAAAATCATCTGCGGGAATAAACTCGTAAAAAATACCCGAATCTGGCAAAAGGAGCATACTCCTTTCATCTTGCTTGTCCTGAAAAGCGATAAAACCTTCAGAAGCCGGATAGGTTTCTATAGAATCTACCTTCTTTCCAATACTTTCTTCCAATTTGGCCCGATAGGGTTCGAAATTTACACCGCCATATACGAACAGGCTAAAATTCTTAAAGATATTTTTTATTCTTTCACCATCGGCCCTAGCGATCAATCGATCGAAATACATTTGTACCCAGGGTGGGATACCCGAAATAAGCCGCATATCCTGCTCTATCGTTTCATCGACAATTGCCTCAATCTTGGCTTCCCAATCCTCAATACAATTTGTTTTATATGATGGTAGGCGGTTTTTTTGTAGATATGAAGGGATATGATGTGCTACAATACCAGACAATCTACCAAAATCGACTCCCTTCTTCTTTTCTAAAATGGGGCTCCCCTGAACAAATATCATCTTCCCATCAACGAAATCAGATTTCCCTGTTTCATAAATATAATTAAGCAGTGCATCTCTCGCCGCGCCTATTTGCTCAGGAAGAGATTCTTTTGTCAAAGGGATATATTTCACTCCCGACGTAGTACCTGATGTTTTTGCTAAATAAGAGGGTTTACCAGGCCATAAAATGTCCGCTTCTCCATTTACGATCCGATCAATGTATTTTCTCAGATCTTCGTAATCTTGAACCGGAACATACTTTTTAAAATCTTGGTAATTTTTTATTTCATCAAAATGATGGTCTTGACCAAAGGCGGTATTTCTGGCGGTTGAAATCAGCTTCCGGAACGTCTTCTCTTGTAAAAAAACAGCATCTTTACGCCAGCGACCTATTTTTCGTGAATTATACGCCGCGTATATTTTACTTAATGATGCTTTTATACCCATAAATATCAAATTCTATTCTTCTATATAATATTCTGCATGATCGACGGATCTGAATCACCTTTATAATCATGAACCATTTTTCGATAGGCAATAATGAATGTCACGCTGGATAAAGGAATAATCACAAATGAGTTTATGAGACTTAATATAGTCGAAATAAAGGGATAACCACGATAGCTAAAATATAAATAGAGCGATCCCGATAACGCAAAAAAGGCGATAATTAAAATAATCTTTACAAAATTTCCACGGGTTACAGCCAAACTTAACCGTATAGACTTAAAAGGCGATTCTTTTTTGTCCAGAATGAAGAATGGGAAAAACGCTATCCGCAGAAATGTATAAGAAAAAAGAATAATGGTTATTACGTAGACCATGTTAACCATCATCTCTATGTCGACCAAATAGATCAAAGGAAAAAACACGACAGAAATGATCAAATAACCTAAAAAGGTACCGACTGTAATGGTCAATACACAAGCAAAAAAATAGATAATCTCTTTTAAAGTCGGGAAGCTTTTTCTGAGCTTAACTTGGTCTGCAGACTTATCTAAAACCTGAAAAATGTGCTTGAAAAGCGTAAGTTGGATACTGAAATACAAGAATAAGAACAACAGAGCCATAAAGACGCTGAGTACGATGTTTACACTGCTTAAATAGGCGGCAAGTATACCGGAGATATTAGAAACAATAAAGAGTGAAAAACAGATGCCTGCGATTGCTAAGTACCGCTTTTTTAGAACATCCCAAGCATCACTAATAACATCGTTTACGACAAAAGTGCTCTCTTTTAAATAATCAATCATGAACCCCGCTTGGAGAAATATTATACAAAATTAGATAAATAATACGATAAATTAATAAGGTTGGTCGCGTTTTAGCGCTTCCGTACCCTTCGCTGGCTCCCAATTAGCCTTTGGTTCAAAATGATGCCAGACAGCGGCTGAAATATCCCTCATTAACTGGCTCGCTTCGTTGTCATAAGTCCAGCTGCGATCCTTATTATTTTTCGTGCCAATGTATAGAACATAGTCGCCATGCGGCGCATTGACCATGATCAACTCAGACCGCGAGGCATCTACCGCACCCGTTTTAGACGCCTTCTGAACGTATGGTGGAATTTGCGAAGCCGCATTATCTACATAAAAGCCGCTTGTCATTAACCGATACATCTGCTCGCTCGCCACCTTATCAATTAGTTCGCCGTTGCGAATTTTAATCAAT from Pedobacter indicus carries:
- the rseP gene encoding RIP metalloprotease RseP is translated as MDGLIMTGQLILGLSILIVLHELGHFLAARAFGIKVEKFYLFFDAWGVKLFKFNYKGCEYGIGWLPLGGYVKIAGMIDESMDTEQMAGPPQPWEFRSKPAWQRLIVMLGGIFVNIVLGIFIFWMLTFKYGDTFISNEKLTQGIVPGIVGKEIGLQTGDRILEIDGEKVVHFEDIRSSDVLMGGVDLTVERGGQTQHISVPLDILNDISDHGVDEFVAPRAYLNAIQSLQEGGAAEKAGFMEGDSILRVEGQPVTYADEFTDVMADKKGQAVDFLVYRDGKEVELTANISDDGILGVVFPRYFPIDQVKYGFFEALPVGASVAWGSLIDNAKGLGKIAAGEVKASKALSGPVGIAEMFGAEVNWIRFWTLVGLLSMALALMNLLPIPGLDGGHTLFLLIEMVQGKPMSDKFMERAQLVGFVIIVALMIFVMGNDILKLVQK
- a CDS encoding 1-deoxy-D-xylulose-5-phosphate reductoisomerase, whose protein sequence is MNKRNIAILGSTGSIGTQTLEVVKSHPDLFKADVLTAANNYRLLIDQALEFKPQAVVISNPEHYSTVKEALANENVQVYAGTDALSEVVQIPSIDVVLTALVGFSGLVPTFNAIKAKKAIALANKETLVVAGELITKLAKQNDVDILPVDSEHSAIFQCLMGERSESVEKLILTASGGPFRGKNRDYLRNVSFRDALKHPNWTMGQKITIDSASLMNKGLEVIEAHWLFGVEACQIDVVVHPQSIIHSMVQFSDGSIKAQLGLPDMKLPIQYALAYPERVENKLPRLDFNTLSQLTFEKPDMDTFSNLRLAYQALEKGGSMPCVLNAANEIVVAAFLNQEIGFLQMSELIEETMVKIDHEKNPDLETFSKIDHQSRAYTREAIKKQRH
- a CDS encoding GH3 auxin-responsive promoter family protein, which produces MGIKASLSKIYAAYNSRKIGRWRKDAVFLQEKTFRKLISTARNTAFGQDHHFDEIKNYQDFKKYVPVQDYEDLRKYIDRIVNGEADILWPGKPSYLAKTSGTTSGVKYIPLTKESLPEQIGAARDALLNYIYETGKSDFVDGKMIFVQGSPILEKKKGVDFGRLSGIVAHHIPSYLQKNRLPSYKTNCIEDWEAKIEAIVDETIEQDMRLISGIPPWVQMYFDRLIARADGERIKNIFKNFSLFVYGGVNFEPYRAKLEESIGKKVDSIETYPASEGFIAFQDKQDERSMLLLPDSGIFYEFIPADDFFNEKPTRLSLADVQVGVNYALVLNTNAGLWGYSIGDTVKFVSLNPYRIIVSGRIKHFISAFGEHVIGEEVEHALLSVAKDEKVEIVEFTVAPQVTPGGDELPYHEWFIEFNKLPEDLESFRIRVDEALQKKNSYYFDLIEGKVLQPLKISPVQKGAFINYMKSKGKLGGQNKLPRLSNDRSMAEELEKYIL
- a CDS encoding beta-carotene 15,15'-monooxygenase; protein product: MIDYLKESTFVVNDVISDAWDVLKKRYLAIAGICFSLFIVSNISGILAAYLSSVNIVLSVFMALLFLFLYFSIQLTLFKHIFQVLDKSADQVKLRKSFPTLKEIIYFFACVLTITVGTFLGYLIISVVFFPLIYLVDIEMMVNMVYVITIILFSYTFLRIAFFPFFILDKKESPFKSIRLSLAVTRGNFVKIILIIAFFALSGSLYLYFSYRGYPFISTILSLINSFVIIPLSSVTFIIAYRKMVHDYKGDSDPSIMQNII